The following DNA comes from Thunnus thynnus chromosome 3, fThuThy2.1, whole genome shotgun sequence.
CTCATATGAATAATAATTACTGGGCAGATTATTCTCTccagactgttattgattaacTTGCTGATGAATTCCTATTTTATCAGCAATTGCAGACTGTATTTATGTCAGTAGAGCAcaattaatcatgttttaatgtAGACATCTTTTGATTTTTGCAGAAGAAAATATGCTCTGGTTGCATGTTAACGGTATTAACAGTAGAAGTTGCTGCAGCCTTCTTGACATTGTGCTTGAGAACCTGCGGTGAAACCTCTCCTATAAGGGAAGCTCTGAAATTAGTCAAAGCTCATTAGGAAGCCATTTAATCCCTGAGAAGATATACTTAGATTAGCCTGCACACTGATGCCGCTGCACAAAGTCAAAAAGTGCACACCAACAAAATCCACTGTGAATTTGAGGGTCAAACAAAAACTGATGAAGTTGATTTTCACATCAGTTATTCAATACTGAAGCAACTGCATTGGGACCATTTATGTTACGTTGAAACTTAACCTCACAAGTCATTAACAATGCAGAGTCTTTAACTGCTATGAAACACTAATGCAAGTTATTGTTAATGAAATTTTCaaggttttcaaatgtcttttaaaaattGTGCCGTGAAAGCAGCTCTCCAAGAATCAAGCAAGACTCTTTTAGGACATTAGAGTGAAAACAAAGtacagatgcacaaaaaaaagcacacaaatatactgtatatatgcatttGATCTCATACCACACTTGGAAATCTCCAGTTCAGCAGGAAGGACTCCAGCCAGCAGTAGGTAGACAGGTCTTGAGTCTCTGTGTGAATATTCCAGTAAATTGAATCCCGAAGGAGAAGGGTCCTGAAGGCTCAGCGTTTAGTCTGAAGGTCCCAGCTGTAAATCCTCAGTGAGATTTTCCTCTCTCAGCAGAGGAGGAGCTCCAAGACACCAGGTCAGAAGCCGTAGACCAAGggctcctccctccttctctatGTTCCTCCCCCCTTTGACATtacctccttcctccttccctctgtTCCCATTTCTGTGTATCTACCTCTTTAATGTTCTCACCCTTCCATGTATTCTCTCAGTCCAAGAACAAGGATCAATGTTTTCTATCACTATCCAtcatccttcctctctctccacctcccaTCAGTTCCCACCCGGTGTCATGTATCATTTCTTCTCATCGCTACAACCAAGCAAATGGGTCTTACACAACAAGCTTACAGCGTTATGGGGCTGAGGGCTATTGTGCCATCAGATCATAGAGCTGTGCTCAAAGCTCCTGAAAGCTACCCCAATTACTCTGTGATGTAATGCACTACAGCAAAGTTCAGTGGAGACGCTGCATATTTTTTTGCACAAGTCTTGTGCACTTTCCttaaaaaagctgcaaaattGCACTACAGAATGTGAAGGTTTCCCTTCATGTTTTAGTCATATAGTCAGTTGTTGGAAGTGACATCAATATGCCTTTTGTCATTTCCCAAATGTCTGTAATGTGGGTCTGAAGCCCCAAGACTCAGCCAACTTTTATGTGGCATTAACTCTCTCTCCTTATTCTACCAAATGCATCAAATTAATTATGTGTGCAAAGATGTTTAAATCAAGtagaaatgaaaatcaaattttGATTGAGCAGCTCTgcaatgatatatatatatatatatatagtgtgtgtgtgtgtgtgtgtgtgtgtgtgtgtgtgtgtgtgtgtgtgtgtgtgtgcgtctgtgtgcgCGTGTGTCTTCTAAGTCAGGTCAGGCTTTACACGTGAGAACTGTAAGCTTCAGTAGCCACCTGAAGGTGAGTTCAAATGATGTGATGTAGTCGTCCCAAACATAGCACCACCTCTATAGGtgcagtgtgtgaatgtgtgtattgttaTGAAAGTCgaatcaaggaaaaaaaaatcccacccAAGGGCtcattagaaataaaaaaataaaagattaaagaaaatagAAGTTTTTTGGAGacaaaaaatttgaaaaatggcTCATTACTagaaaaatttattttaaatatggaaatatgGGAAGTCTGTGATCAGAACGATGTtagaaaaatattcagtttcagtCTCTTTATAAGATACATAACCTGCTGGGATAAATCCAACCTGACCCCATCGTTTCTCACCTCCTACTGTTCTTATCCAATAAACAGGAGCACACTTAATTGAGTGAGCTGCTAACTTTCTCTCACAAGCAAAATGTTGCACTTGATGGCTTACAGAAGGCCTTTGTCCTCTCCCCGCCAACACCACTGAAAAGCTCCATTGCCTTCTAGGAGCATTACTACAGCATTACCTTTTACTAAAATCCGTCTGTCTCATAGGATAATGAAGTTTTAGCATTTTCTCTGGCAACTAAGTATGCCCAAGTAATCTCTGGACAAtcacattttacataaaatacgAAACAAAATTTTGTGTAAAAGTGATTAGTTGTCTCTATATTTAGTTCACTCAATGTAGAATAAGAAGCCAGTGCTACAACCCGAGGTGACACTTGGTTTGGTGAAGAAGTGCTTGACCTCAGTGAGGATTCTGGATTTGGGCCATAGCCGCTGTATTAAAGGCTATGTAAAGTACTGAAAAGGCTAAACTTGTTACATAACCAACCAAACCAAACTAACCCTCCTTCTGGGTAGGCTGTGGTATATCACCTGCAGAACTGGAAATACAAATAAGTCTCTTGACATGCAGGAGAAACCTCACCAGATCTTGGGTAGTCGTTGTAGATTAAGTTTGCAATACAAAGACATAGGCCTACTTGCAACATGCTGAACACAAAAATTAGACAAACCCCGGCCAAGAGTTGAAAACCAAAGATTTTGCATCAGACATTAATTTGCACAAtccattatattattatgtctTTTTACATTCATGATATCAAGATGATAAGTGACTCACTTTCATTGGTAGGCCAGGTGGTCAAAAGTGAGATAGATGTTCCTCTGTGAAGCTgggatcagcagcagcagcttatTGGCTAAAGCCCCTGCCTGAAATAGCCGCTAGGTTATGTATGAGTTAGTGAGCGACCCTTTATCTGTGAGCAGGGACAGCTCAGGTAATCTGTGATATCTATATAATGAGTCTacaaatagaatagaatagaacaaTTTACCTCTTTCCCTCACCGTAACCTACACGCCGCTTAAGGTGAGGTAATGGATTGTTTAATCTGTTCCTTAtatgattgtgtttttgtgacacCACCTTCCAAACTCATTAATTGCTGGGTATCACTCTCACTACAGTCCCAAGCACACCGCTTCAACTTGAGGAGAAATCCAAAACTTGGCAGGTGCTTACGGTTGCTAAGCTACATTATGATTGGACAACCATGTAGAGGGGTTAAGCAAAGATCATTtatattatgcacattttcttattcttaaatctatctatataaaaaaaaagtgtaatggGTACTTAACTACCAGTCAAAGAAAGCTTTTAGCTAGAAGACAAAGAAGGCCTCTTGTGTCACGGACGATATCGCCATGCAGTATATAATATAccttataattataatattatactgatattatatgagggtgagaaaaaaatcataaacacAAATTAGAGTAGAGGATATGTTATGATGTGTTAGGATATTAAAATTAATGCAATGTTAGATGAAGTCACAAAAATTCCAATTCTGAACATAGagaacaatttaaaaatatgattcTGATGTTCAAAATTATATACAAGTATATAAAGTATGTTAATCTCACTGTAAAatcactaaatcctacatatttatatatatataatatattctaTAAGATATATGAAGATATATTCTAGTGCTGACATGGATATTATAGCTGTTAATTTTCCCACTGAATAATATAACACACATCCTGCTGCCTCTATGACACCAAGACATTCAATTAAGCATAATCAATACATTTCACTTTTAAGCTTTTCTGTTTATGCACACAGAATTGGAATTTGGTAAATAAGCCAGTTATTTAAATGAGATACACCACAGCTGCATATAGACGTTGATGTTTCGTTTTGGTTTTTTATGTCAGAGAAGTTCACTGCACCTGTTTCCCTTCATGAACCACAGCTGACACATTTTAGGAAGTTGGAGAGTCGATCTCAGTGTTGAACAGAGTTTCAGCAGAACAGCTCTATCTAGTGGCTGAAACACaacattacttttatttttggtatAAATAGAGACCTACAGTCCTctgattttatatttacaaccaaacaaaatgtaaacttgCTGGCAGTGAGCTGGAACACACAGTGGACCTTTAGCATCCAGCATTTTCTAATTAACCttcagcaaaaaacacaaacagaactcCCAGCGTCTCATAACTGCAAATTCACCAAGTGTTCAAGTTCATTCTCGTTCACCAATCAAGTCTCTTAAgggtaaagaaaacacaaacaaatgttaaCCACGAGTCCAGGCTCTGATGATGATCCTCTCCCCATCAGACGGACTCAGTGCTCTGTGTGTACTGGCAAGAAAGTCTAGACATAATCCATGTAACTTTAACACCTGCAATAACAAATGTTCATCCATCTGCAGATGGTGTTTATAGAGAATCAGTTGGAGACTCTGATTCAGGCTCTGATCCACATCCAGAGGATTACAGATTACAGAACTGTTGTTCTAATGCAGTGCATGTGCTGTAAAATCATTTATAGTTTTTAAGACTTTGAAAAATTCACATATGAAACTGAAGTTTACTAAACTCCCTGCACACGAGAGCTGATCTAACCTTATAAGACATGAACAAGCCTCAGACCAGCCTGAAGAGTCACATACTAAGAGTTCAGATCCCATAACTGGCAACATTAATAAAACTGCATTAAGAAAACTGAATTATTGTGTCCAATTTCATCATGTATGAAATCTGCAATAGTGGAATCAAgggttttagtgtttttgttcaGTTCTTCTTCCTGCGGCTGTTTATTTACTTCTAAATACTTTAGACTGTTACATCCAAATACTTCAAAGTCTAAAAGGTTGCACACACAATTTTCCACACAGAAATTATTATGCAGTAGTGTAGTATTATACAGAAACTATAAATAGCAAACCTGGCATCACAATAAGATTACGTCCTTGCTCGACAACAGGCGCACAAAGACGCAATGAGAAGGAAaccaaagagggaattttggcAACATTTTATTTGGAGGCTTTATCTTTTCAGAACATCATAGATCTCAACAGACTTCCACATATTGATGTGCGTTAACATCCTTCATCCCAAAAATCATTATTACAGGACGGTGTTGCTGCCAAATCAAAGGCAGGAGGAGACAGGTTTATGACTGAaacatggaagaaaaaaatgcatacaCAGGGCTTTAAAAATCTAAAGCAGACATTTCTTTCTTCACAATTACATCCAAAGAGTTTGTCAGCATCTGGCTCCGGTAGTTTCTGTCAGAGAagacatacagatacaaacTCACACTAGACTAGAGGCATCCTGACACCAGTTGACAATCATGACAGCATGCTGAGCCTGTAAGAGACGAATACGCTGACTGTTGGCATATAGGCTCTGTGATCTAATGAGCAGCTTCACCTCCATGTGGTTCAATATTCATTTAATCTCTACAGCTCATGCTAACATTACAGTGCAAAATATCTTTAGTTAACAGTGACAAATGGCTTTTGTGCCACCTCTGAACGCCCCAGTACTGACCACTGAGCTGAAACTACTACTAGAAACTTGTTAGATGATGGTAGTTTTATTATAGAGCCTGTTTGCTGAACATTTAGTGTATTACTTAAGGGTGGCtttaagaaaattaaaaagagaTACTTTGGCAAGAGAGAGCTAACGGGGTGAATGACTTACCAGAACACAGGAGTCCTCTGTTTGGACACCAGCTGTGATAATATTTAAACTAATACATGGTCCAATTGTGTAAGAAATTATTGCAAAACCCTGTGAGCGATCAGAAATCTCAGCTGCACCAAACAAAATTACCACAACACTCCTGCATGTGTCATCTTGAGCTCCTTCCAAAATTTCCCCAGAGgattaaattacatttcctcTCAAATGAAGTGCCTTTTTATACCATTTTTAAACCTCTCTGCCATCCTCTCAGCACTTGATCTTCTTGCCATAGCTGTCCACCACCTCCGGCGTGACGCTATCGTCTTCCTCCACGTCCTCCGTCACGGACTTGCCGACCAACTGGAAGATGTCCTCGGCTGCGACGCCCATGGGCTCGGCTACCTTCACCGTCAACATGTCCAGAGTCAGGGTGGTTCCTTTGGGGATCTTCACTTTGGCCACCACTGACTTACccagctgcagagaaaaagaagaagagacaacAATTATTTTACAAGCgaattcaaatgttttctttttaaagaatgaaaagagTCAAACGTcacttaaataaattaaaaaatgaggaTATCTCACCTTGTCATGGCACGGCCGCTCGCAGGGTAACATCTGCTTAATGCCGTTGCCCAGCGCTCTCTCCACCAGACGGATGGAACGAACCAGTTCGGTCAGCTCAGAGGGAACCAGTGAGGCTTCGTGGTCACTTCCTTTCCACGTCTTGTCCAAAGTTATGTGACGCTCGATGACCTTTGCTCCGAGAGCTACGGCCGCCACTGAAATACTGATTCCAGACTCGTGGCCGGAATACCCAATGGGGATATCTGGAAATTCCTTCTGGTATTCCTGTTGTTGACAAGCAggtgaatgtgaatgtttttatatccctgcatgtgtgaaaaatcGTCTAAAATCACCTCGTTATGATGCTGAGATCTCaaatttttctgcctctttagCCAACAAATCTCAACTGAATCTGTAAAATGGATTCGAATCCATAAAACGTAAGCATGGCGTGGATTAAATTATGAACACTGGAATCGAGAAACAATAAAACTATTAAGTCAAATTAAATGATCATCCTCTTTCTACTTTATCCCAAAATATATAGAAGCGACTTTAGTGGAATCATGTCTAGTATCTGAGAAGATGAACAACGAATGaacctgattaaaaaaaatgtgttaaaactcAATATAGCCATCATAAGAAAGTACAATTTGGAGtcatatattttaaatactaACAATTCAATGCAGTGAATTGTGAATGTAATATTTCAAAGGCTCTTGAAACTGATTATTCAACTGCTAAAATGTGTCTCAGTAATGCTTTAATTTTCTATTAATGGGgtaaaataatctaaaaatcttttctttaataTAAAAGTCCTATTCTACTTACTGCGATCACTCTGAGGTTGACATCTTCAGCTTCCAGAGGGTAGGCGCTGGTGCACTGCAGGATGGCAAAGTTCTGGTTGTGCTCCTTCACCGTCTTGTAGACCCGACGCATCGTCTCCATGGACTGCATCCCACTGGACACCACCATGGGACGTcctgacacagacagacaagagggCAACAGTCTGATAAACACTGTGTATAATATAAGTAGAAGGCAAACATGCATCTTATGATTCATGCTCATGCCATTTTCCTAGATATGACAGTTCCCACTCACCTTTCTTGGCCGTCTTCTCCAGATATGGGAAGTTGTTGGTGTCTCCAGAGCCCACTTTGAAGAAAGGCACATTGAGCTCATGGAGAAACTCCACAGCCATCtaaaaggcagagaaaaagTTCAGGTGAAACTTCTTCTGCTGTTTAAAGTGTCACAAAACCTTCATCAAAAGTATCTCTCTCTTACCTCATCCATTCCTGAGGCGGTGAAGAAGATCCCGACCTCTTCTGCGTACTTCTGCAGCTCCTTGTACTGCTCATGGCTGAACTCCAGATGGCGCTTGTGTTCACCGTAAGTCTTCCCCCAGGAATGTTTGGAGGTGTAAGGGCGCTCCAAGGCACGCTTGTTAAATTTGTACTCTAATTCACTTTTCTGGAACTTAGCACAATCAGCACCGCAGTCCTGTGAAGATTAATATAAAGTGTGGGACAAAATAAAGAGGGGACGCTTGGAAAATATGTTGAAAGAATTACATCTCAAATCAATTAGTTACAACAAGAGTCTTTTTCTAAACAtgcaaaactgattttttttctacaagcAAGTGTAGCAATAAACATATTAGGAGGGTAAAGTTCTCATATTGGAAATCAGAAACTGCTTATAAACTCAACACATCCTAAACACAAATTATCCAAATTACATAATTTATCCCAGGAAACATCCTTGGGAATCAATTAAAGGTGTTACTGAACTCAACAACTCACAAGAACTGCCGATAGAAACCCTGCCCCTTTACTTAATGAAATAAACAGTGGCATATAAATTTTCTAGTGTGACAGATCGAGTTTGACTGACACAGGAATGCAGTTTTGCCAGTTTACTTAACTGTAGGCTGATGAAATGATCACCACGTCTCGTATAGCATAAGGCTGCAACATACAGCAACACTGTATAATACAATGTGGTTTCACGTCAGCAGTCAGAGATCTTATAGATCAGCTCATTtatgggaagaaaaaaatgactattcCAGactttgattcattttatttgacatgtttgggTATTTAGGATTtaacatatattatatactttAGAATAATGGACTATAGATGTAGAATTTATATGTGTATCTTGCACTAAATAAACACAAGCACAGGCATATAATGTAGCTTTGGTACAGAGACAGGAACCTCGTATGTCTACTGAGTGGCAGGTATGAATAGACAAGCCAAAGTCCATTCATAAATTTGgcaatttaacatttaacaacatgGTTTAATACAGTTTTACAAAAATCCTTCCACACGTGCATATAGATGGCCCACAAGTTTAACAATATTATAATAATCTTTATATGGACACACTAGTTCGCTTTCATTCAAAGTACTGATTCAGATGAAGGCGGGGCGACCAAGATAATAAATTAGCCGATTTTTAAATGAGTTTATAATAGGCTACATGTTATTCTGATCTTCCCGTGAATGTGTCGTGGCAGTTTCAGAtggaaacaacagaaacaaacatgcaaaatcaaTCTGTACGATGTCTTTCCGTGTGATGGGTATTACCTTTgccattttgatcattttcttaGCAATCTCAATGTCTCCCTGGTGGTTTTGTCCAATTTCAGCAATGATGAAACATGGATGGTTACCTCCGATCATTCTGCCGGGGCACAGCTCAAACTTTAAAGGCATTTTGTTGGCAGAAAAGGAAACAAGACACAACCAGAAGAAGTAGTTTTATCAGAGAGCTGAGGCGGATGGACAGCGGTGAGCTGGTTGAATCTGGAGACGCTGATCGGAACACTTAACGTGCTGCACATCCAGGATGTGCGGCGACTTCCGCATTTGTGGTTCAACGTAAAAGCCGGCCGTGCCTAGGCGCTAACCCTAGATTTGCGAAAGATCTCGCgagagtgatcattttaacccaaaccatgatctttccctaactctAACCAGGAGTTTTTTGTGGCTAagcctaaccagaccttaaatttAGCgttttcacatcataaaacataattattttgtacaatGACAAACAACGCGTACAAGTCTCGCGAGAGTTTTATAAATCTATGGTTACCATATAGACGCGACTGTGAACGCCTGATTTCCttacaaaataaatgcattcaCGTTCTGATGAGACGCAAGTGAGGAagtggatgaatggatgaatcaCCTTCTGTAACCTCGCATCACATGTCATTCTGGTCAGTCTATATGTGTGAAAAAATCAAAGTGAATTTTGCAAAATGTATAGAACATCTTGGACCACACATGGAAACAGTAATTAGGATGATATGacaacatttctacaatattttgggtaaatatatataacacagAGTGAGCTGAGACTGGTGAAAAGTTCTCACACACTTATCCCAAATCAAACCTGAACGAATAGAAAATTGTTGGCAGAAAGATGTTTCAAATGAGTTACTCTGAGCAATTCAAGACCTGCGATGCACCTTTGATGAGAGGCCCATCGGAAAGtttctaaaaataaattaaacaaaacactgtcagtTGCACTACCTGTCGCACTAGTGACGTGACTGCAGCAACAGTTGACGTATGGAAAGCAGCCAAACCGGAAAGAGGAAGACACAGGCAAGAGACGTGTCACCTATTGATTATCCAGTACTACCATACTCATATGTTTACAACTATTTGTGAACTCCCAAATAAgactataaaataaaactataatacAGAGAATTTTAAGACCCTTTTTATTCACAAGATTAACATTTCTGAAACACTGATTACTATTTAAGGGCCTAATTGTGGcaccttttaaaatgaacagaagtTGCAAGTGAAATCCCAACACCATTAAATTAACATTCCCCAAACAGGTACTGAATATAATTCATGAGCAGCCTATAAATTCACATACATTACCACACTTCACAATTTTACTACGATTAACTGCTGCAAACACAGATGATGTTCATACCACATGATAAATATTGCTACTGagtgaagtcattttaaaagtCATCCATGGTAGTTTTGTCAGTCTGGGCAGGACTGGAGACAACATTTACCCTTGAAAGGTCTGTGGCATATAGACAAACACAGTGGACATCACCGGATAATATTTACATGCATCTGTGTTGCAGACGTGTTCACATGTCTCTTGTTAAAATTGTGCAAATCACACAGCTGCCAACTCCAaatcctctccactccaccaTAAAGTTGGAGGACTTGCAAgagacatattttttaaaaaaaagaatggtcaaaatcagtgcagcaaaagttgagatATCCTGATTTTCACTCTCTTGTATGGATGATCTCAGACCACAGAGAAGGTGCAAAGTGTCTTCACATCCCACACAATGTTGACGCAATTTTAAACTGAGGTACCTGACTTAATGTTCAACACCGCACCCTGTAATTATAGGCTTTTTGTTATATTATTTCATTACCTCTTTGTGTCAGCTGTTGTCAACTTATAAAGTTATTTCAAGACCTATTCAGACTTGTCTCTAGCTGCACTTTTCACTTTATCAGactgtctctctttcatttaGACACAGACTTAATCCTCTGCTTCTGTCTTGTCTTCCATCTCTCTGCTGtatatctgtctctctgcacaCTGCAACACCGTCTGTCcatcttctgtctgtctgcctctctctcccaaCTTTTTGTGGAGGATCTGATCAGGATGATGCTGCACGAATTAAAAGTGATATACAAGAGACtgcggggaaaaaaaaaaacgttctCACACACTGACTTGATTGTGACATGATTCTGAATCTGAGCATGTTTCAAACCGATCTTCTCGTGGCATTTCTTCTCGCAGGGCAACATCTG
Coding sequences within:
- the nansa gene encoding N-acetylneuraminic acid synthase a — translated: MPLKFELCPGRMIGGNHPCFIIAEIGQNHQGDIEIAKKMIKMAKDCGADCAKFQKSELEYKFNKRALERPYTSKHSWGKTYGEHKRHLEFSHEQYKELQKYAEEVGIFFTASGMDEMAVEFLHELNVPFFKVGSGDTNNFPYLEKTAKKGRPMVVSSGMQSMETMRRVYKTVKEHNQNFAILQCTSAYPLEAEDVNLRVIAEYQKEFPDIPIGYSGHESGISISVAAVALGAKVIERHITLDKTWKGSDHEASLVPSELTELVRSIRLVERALGNGIKQMLPCERPCHDKLGKSVVAKVKIPKGTTLTLDMLTVKVAEPMGVAAEDIFQLVGKSVTEDVEEDDSVTPEVVDSYGKKIKC